Proteins from a single region of Ensifer adhaerens:
- a CDS encoding BA14K family protein, with amino-acid sequence MQYYHRRYGGYGGYGWRRGWGGGPYYGRGWGGPYYGSGLSFYFGSGGYYGGGYYGGYYPRYGGYYPRYGYYPRYGYYPRRYYGGNYYYRDRYVGGGSHVSWCMSRYRSYNPATNRFLSYGGAYRVCYSPYR; translated from the coding sequence GTGCAGTATTATCACCGGCGCTACGGCGGATATGGCGGGTACGGCTGGCGTCGCGGGTGGGGCGGCGGCCCCTACTATGGTCGAGGGTGGGGCGGCCCGTATTATGGCTCGGGACTGAGCTTCTACTTCGGCTCCGGCGGCTATTACGGTGGCGGCTATTATGGCGGTTACTACCCGCGCTATGGCGGCTACTACCCCCGCTACGGATACTATCCGCGCTATGGCTACTACCCGCGTCGCTACTACGGCGGTAACTACTACTATCGTGACCGATATGTTGGCGGCGGCTCACATGTGAGCTGGTGCATGTCGCGCTACCGCTCCTATAATCCGGCGACCAACCGATTCCTAAGCTACGGTGGTGCGTACAGGGTCTGCTACTCGCCTTATCGGTAG